Proteins encoded in a region of the Amphiprion ocellaris isolate individual 3 ecotype Okinawa chromosome 21, ASM2253959v1, whole genome shotgun sequence genome:
- the bik gene encoding bcl-2-interacting killer translates to MVEQTRQPSRVVSFQAGPGEVDTGNLFDVNLRIRDRAARVVGRQLAVIGDQLDREWTSRLPNMRLTPLHLLRPAQALTRNVYRDIHSQFWGVQGLSAAVKDWVASAAPGQVILRAEAFTAWVSSLKAVTCTGWTRGALVAVALVAAVTILGALWTEQKA, encoded by the exons ATGGTGGAACAAACAAGACAGCCAAGTCGAGTCGTGTCCTTCCAGGCTGGACCTGGTGAGGTGGACACTGGTAACCTGTTCGACGTGAACCTCAG GATCAGAGACCGAGCAGCTCGGGTCGTCGGCCGCCAGTTGGCTGTAATCGGAGACCAGCTGGACCGGGAGTGGACCAGCAGGCTGCCAAACATGCGACTGACTCCTCTCCACCTGCTGAGACCTGCCCAGGCTCTGACACGGAACGTCTATCG GGACATCCACAGTCAGTTCTGGGGCGTCCAGGgtctctctgctgcagtgaagGACTGGGTAGCGAGCGCTGCTCCTGGGCAGGTCATCCTCAGAGCTGAGGCCTTTACAGCCTGG GTGTCCAGTCTGAAAGCAGTAACCTGCACTGGCTGGACCAGAGGAGCACTTGTTGCTGTGGCACTGGTGGCTGCAGTGACCATTCTGGGAGCACTATGGACGGAACAGAAAGCCTAA
- the mcat gene encoding malonyl-CoA-acyl carrier protein transacylase, mitochondrial, whose translation MAAVWRGKVRALLPLTRRLTTDQGGTHPPPAGPIASPPDSQQPQRRARKDPSGCSVFLFPGQGSQYVGMGRGLLKYPNVKEMFSVAEKILGYDLLALCLQGPEEELQKTVHCQPAVFVTSLAAVERLHQENPRAVEMCVAAAGFSVGEFAALVFSGAMDFAEALYAVKVRAEAMQKASELVPSGMLSVIGKPQAQYKYACLQAKEHCGSLGVEEPVCAVANYLFPDGRVIAGHQQALDFLQQNSRRLQFIRTKPLPVSGAFHTELMALATEPLREVLRQVEVRRPEINVYSNVDGKRYMNESHVRRQLVKQLVSPVKWEQTLHEIYERTQGQNFPDTYEVGPGKQLGATLQKCNRKAFKTYTNVVVSSAYDD comes from the exons ATGGCGGCAGTCTGGAGGGGGAAGGTCAGGGCTCTGCTCCCTCTGACCAGGAGACTGACCACCGACCAGGGGGGGACTCACCCTCCTCCGGCCGGGCCCATAGCTTCTCCCCCGGATAGTCAACAACCGCAGCGGAGGGCCAGGAAAGACCCCAGCGGCTGCTCCGTGTTCCTGTTCCCCGGCCAGGGCAGCCAGTATGTGGGCATGGGCAGGGGGCTGCTGAAGTACCCCAACGTCAAGGAAATGTTCTCGGTGGCGGAGAAGATCCTCGGCTACGACCTGCTGGCTCTGTGCCTGCAGGGGCccgaggaggagctgcagaagaCGGTGCACTGCCAGCCGGCCGTGTTCGTCACGTCTCTGGCTGCGGTGGAGAGGCTCCACCAGGAAAACCCCAGG GCCGTTGAGATGTGTGtcgctgctgcaggtttcagcGTTGGAGAATTTGCTGCTCTCGTCTTTTCTGGTGCCATGGACTTTGCAGAAG CTTTGTATGCGGTGAAGGTTCGTGCGGAGGCCATGcagaaagcatcagagctggtTCCCAGTGGGATGCTGTCAGTGATTGGTAAACCTCAGGCTCAGTACAAATATGCCTGTCTGCAGGCTAAAGAGCACTGCGGTAGTCTGGGGGTGGAAGAGCCGGTGTGCGCCGTGGCCAACTACCTGTTCCCTGACGGCAGGGTCATCGCAGGACACCAGCAG GCTCTGGATTTCCTCCAGCAGAACTCAAGACGCCTACAGTTCATCAGGACCAAACCTCTTCCAGTCAGTGGAGCTTTTCACACCGAGCTGATGGCGTTGGCTACTGAACCCCTCAGAGAGGTGCTGAGGCAGGTGGAG GTGCGACGTCCTGAGATCAACGTCTACTCCAATGTGGATGGAAAACGCTACATGAACGAGAGTCACGTACGACGGCAGCTGGTCAAGCAGCTGGTGTCGCCTGTGAAATGGGAGCAAACTCTGCACGAGATCTACGAGAGGACGCAGGGTCAGAACTTCCCCGACACCTACGAGGTGGGACCTGGAAAGCAGCTGGGCGCTACGCTGCAGAAGTGCAACCGGAAAGCCTTCAAAACATACACtaatgtggtagtcagcagcgcGTATGACGACTGA